Proteins from a single region of Coregonus clupeaformis isolate EN_2021a chromosome 19, ASM2061545v1, whole genome shotgun sequence:
- the LOC121531339 gene encoding purine nucleoside phosphorylase, whose amino-acid sequence MNISSSNPCSYKYEDYRETADWLLSHTEQRPKVAIICGSGLGGLADLLDNKTVFPYKDLPHFPHSTVQGHASQLVFGELQGKQCVCMQGRFHFYEGYDVATVTYPVRVFFLLGVETLIVTNAAGGLNPNFKVGDIMLVKDHINMPGFAGQNPLCGHNDERFGVRFPCMSDAYDKDLSRLAKETAEEQGCSSFIQQGVYCMLAGPTFETIAECRALQKLGADAVGMSTVPEVVVARHCGLRVFGLSLITNKVVTDYNSQEKANHEEVLETTRMRTQDLQRLVSNLLAKM is encoded by the exons ATGAACATTTCATCCTCAAACCCATGCAG TTACAAATATGAGGATTACAGGGAGACAGCTGATTGGTTGCTGTCCCACACTGAGCAGAGGCCTAAAGTAGCCATTATCTGTGGCTCTGGCCTCGGTGGTCTTGCTGACCTGCTGGACAACAAGACTGTGTTTCCCTACAAGGACCTCCCACACTTCCCCCACAGCACAG TACAAGGACATGCCAGTCAGCTGGTATTTGGGGAGCTGCAGGGGAAGCAGTGTGTCTGCATGCAGGGCCGCTTCCACTTCTACGAGGGCTATGACGTTGCCACG GTGACGTACCCGGTGCGAGTGTTCTTCCTGCTGGGGGTGGAGACCTTGATCGTCACCAATGCTGCTGGGGGGCTGAACCCCAACTTTAAAGTGGGTGACATCATGCTGGTCAAGGATCACATCAACATGCCAGGCTTTGCAGGCCAAAATCCACTGTGTGGTCACAACGATGAAAG GTTTGGAGTCCGTTTTCCCTGCATGTCGGACGCCTATGACAAAGACCTTTCTAGACTGGCCAAAGAGACTGCTGAGGAACAGGGCTGTTCCTCCTTCATCCAGCAAGGCGTATACTGCATGCTGGCAGGTCCCACCTTTGAGACCATCGCTGAGTGCAGAGCTCTCCAGAAACTAGGCGCAGATGCTGTGG GTATGAGTACAGTCCCTGAGGTGGTGGTGGCCCGTCACTGTGGTCTCCGTGTCTTCGGCCTGTCTCTCATCACCAACAAGGTGGTCACAGACTACAACAGCCAGGAGAAGGCCAACCATGAGGAGGTACTGGAGACCACACGCATGCGTACTCAGGACCTACAGAGGCTGGTCAGTAACCTGCTAGCTAAGATGTAG